The following are encoded in a window of Pseudomonas multiresinivorans genomic DNA:
- a CDS encoding sodium:solute symporter: MLLDYLIMLVYALGMLALGWYGMRKARNQNDFLVAGRRLGPGLYLGTMAAVVLGGASTIGTVKLGYLYGLSGLWLVFMLGLGIIVLSLVFSRQIARLKVYTVTQILEQRYQASSRLIGGIVMVAYDLMVAVTATIAIGSVTEVVFDVPRIPAILCGGGIVIFYSVIGGMWSLTLTDIIQFVIKTLGIFAVLLPMSIHEAGGLSRMQEVLPAGFFDLGHIGLDTILTYFLLYFFGALIGQDIWQRVFTARSEKVVRYAGLGAGIYCMLYGLACALIGAAAHVLIPNLAVPENAYAEVTRQVLEPGVRGLVVAAALSAIMSTASGCLLAAATVLQEDVYARFLRPGAPNGLRESRLFTLLMGVVMLVLACLVNDVIGALSIAYNLLVGGLLVPILGALLWRRASARGAIASIIVGSLVVILFMAIDGILANTPIAYGLLASLVTFVVISLAGAPATSLHAQTD, from the coding sequence ATGCTGCTCGATTACCTGATCATGCTGGTCTACGCCCTGGGCATGCTTGCCCTGGGCTGGTACGGAATGCGCAAGGCGCGCAACCAGAACGACTTCCTCGTCGCCGGGCGCCGGCTCGGCCCGGGCCTGTACCTGGGCACCATGGCCGCCGTGGTGCTTGGCGGCGCGTCCACCATCGGTACGGTGAAGCTCGGCTATCTCTACGGGCTGTCCGGCCTGTGGCTGGTGTTCATGCTGGGCCTGGGGATCATCGTCCTCAGCCTGGTGTTCTCGCGGCAGATCGCCAGGCTCAAGGTCTACACCGTCACGCAGATCCTCGAGCAGCGCTACCAGGCTTCCTCGCGGCTGATCGGCGGCATCGTGATGGTCGCCTACGACCTGATGGTGGCGGTCACCGCGACCATCGCCATCGGCTCGGTGACCGAGGTGGTCTTCGATGTACCGCGCATCCCGGCGATCCTCTGCGGCGGCGGCATCGTCATCTTCTACTCGGTGATTGGCGGCATGTGGTCGCTGACCCTCACCGACATCATCCAGTTCGTGATCAAGACCCTTGGCATCTTCGCCGTGCTGCTGCCCATGTCGATCCACGAGGCGGGCGGCCTGTCGCGGATGCAGGAGGTGCTGCCGGCGGGCTTCTTCGACCTTGGCCACATCGGCCTTGACACTATCCTCACCTACTTCCTGCTGTACTTCTTCGGCGCCCTGATCGGCCAGGACATCTGGCAGCGCGTGTTCACTGCGCGCAGCGAGAAGGTGGTGCGCTACGCCGGTCTAGGCGCCGGTATCTACTGCATGCTTTACGGCCTGGCCTGCGCGCTGATCGGCGCCGCCGCCCACGTGCTGATCCCCAACCTGGCGGTGCCGGAGAACGCCTACGCCGAGGTCACCCGGCAGGTACTGGAGCCGGGCGTGCGCGGGCTGGTGGTAGCGGCAGCGCTGTCGGCCATCATGTCCACCGCCTCCGGCTGCCTGCTCGCCGCCGCCACTGTGCTGCAGGAGGACGTCTACGCACGTTTCCTGCGCCCCGGTGCGCCCAATGGCCTGCGTGAGAGCCGCCTGTTCACCCTGCTGATGGGCGTGGTGATGCTGGTCCTGGCGTGCCTGGTGAACGACGTCATCGGCGCCCTGAGCATTGCCTACAACCTGCTGGTGGGCGGCCTGCTGGTGCCGATCCTTGGCGCGCTGCTGTGGCGCCGCGCATCGGCCCGCGGGGCGATCGCCAGCATCATCGTCGGCAGCCTGGTGGTGATCCTGTTCATGGCCATCGACGGCATCCTCGCCAATACCCCCATCGCCTACGGCCTGCTCGCCAGCCTGGTCACCTTCGTGGTGATCAGCCTCGCGGGTGCGCCGGCCACAAGCCTGCACGCGCAGACCGACTGA
- the speB gene encoding agmatinase: protein MPHDFPQPMDAAEIPRFAGIPSFMRLPIFEDPAQVDIALLGVPWDGGTTNRAGARHGPREVRNQSSLMRKVHHVSHIAPYDLVRVGDIGDAPVNPIDLLDSLKRIEGFYRRIHAAGAIPLSVGGDHLVTLPIFRALAAERPIGMVHFDAHSDTNDRYFGDNPYTHGTPFRRAIEEGLLDPKRTVQIGIRGSIYDADDEAFANEQGIRVIHMEEFADLGVEATLAEVRRVVGQEPTYVTFDVDVLDPAFAPGTGTPEIGGMTTLQAQHLIRGLQGLNLIGADVVEVSPPFDQGGATALVGATMMFELLCVLADSLAARR, encoded by the coding sequence ATGCCCCATGACTTCCCGCAACCCATGGACGCCGCCGAGATTCCCCGCTTCGCCGGCATCCCCAGCTTCATGCGCCTGCCGATCTTCGAAGACCCCGCGCAGGTGGATATCGCGCTGCTCGGCGTGCCCTGGGACGGCGGCACCACCAACCGCGCCGGCGCCCGCCACGGCCCGCGCGAGGTGCGCAACCAGTCGAGCCTGATGCGCAAGGTGCACCACGTCAGCCACATCGCTCCCTACGATCTGGTGCGCGTCGGTGACATCGGCGATGCGCCGGTCAACCCCATCGACCTGCTCGATTCGCTCAAGCGCATCGAGGGTTTTTACCGGCGTATCCATGCCGCTGGCGCGATCCCGCTGTCGGTGGGCGGCGATCACCTGGTGACGTTGCCGATCTTTCGTGCGCTGGCGGCCGAGCGGCCCATCGGCATGGTCCACTTCGACGCCCATTCCGACACCAACGACCGTTACTTTGGCGACAACCCGTACACCCATGGCACGCCGTTCCGGCGCGCCATCGAGGAGGGGCTGCTCGATCCGAAGCGCACTGTGCAGATCGGCATCCGCGGCTCGATCTACGATGCAGACGATGAAGCCTTTGCCAACGAGCAGGGCATCCGGGTGATCCACATGGAAGAGTTCGCCGACCTCGGCGTCGAGGCAACGCTGGCGGAGGTGCGTCGCGTGGTGGGGCAGGAGCCGACCTACGTGACCTTCGACGTCGATGTGCTCGACCCGGCCTTCGCGCCCGGCACCGGCACGCCGGAGATCGGCGGCATGACCACGCTGCAGGCGCAGCACCTGATCCGCGGCCTGCAGGGCCTGAACCTGATCGGCGCGGACGTGGTGGAGGTGTCGCCACCGTTCGACCAGGGCGGGGCGACCGCGCTCGTGGGCGCGACCATGATGTTCGAGCTGCTCTGCGTGCTCGCCGATTCGCTGGCCGCTCGCCGCTGA
- a CDS encoding LysR family transcriptional regulator, giving the protein MLGNLSDIDLRLLRTFCTIVEAGGFTAAQVRLNTSLSRLSVLVRDLELRLGYSLCRRGSSGFQLTDEGQELYDAALGLFTDIERFREQVTGLGGRNREILHLGCVDGVLGQHCWPLPLAIQLFRQDNPRVRLNLHTQRPDELENAVLEERLQLAIGAFHHRLSGLRYQPLFREEQNLYCAREHPFFARQDDEPTLEQICAAEYAGRGYMAESRRPHGLVFSRATNAYSMEAIANLVFSGTFIGYLPSHYAGEWVADGRLRAIRPAQLAYVSEFHCVTRQGAEPGEALAAFLAALERAQARLGNGVALA; this is encoded by the coding sequence ATGCTGGGCAATCTTTCCGATATCGATCTGCGCCTGCTGCGCACCTTCTGCACCATCGTCGAGGCGGGCGGTTTCACCGCCGCCCAGGTGCGCCTGAATACCAGCCTTTCGCGCCTGAGCGTGCTGGTGCGCGACCTCGAACTGCGCCTGGGCTATTCGCTCTGCCGGCGCGGCAGCAGCGGCTTCCAGCTCACCGATGAGGGCCAGGAGCTCTACGACGCAGCGCTCGGCCTGTTCACCGACATCGAGCGCTTCCGCGAGCAGGTCACCGGGCTGGGCGGGCGCAATCGCGAGATCCTGCACCTGGGCTGCGTCGACGGTGTGCTTGGCCAGCACTGCTGGCCGCTGCCGCTGGCGATCCAGCTGTTCCGCCAGGACAACCCGCGGGTGCGGCTGAACCTGCATACGCAGCGCCCGGACGAGCTGGAGAACGCTGTTCTGGAAGAGCGCCTGCAACTGGCCATTGGCGCTTTTCACCATCGTTTGTCCGGCCTGCGCTACCAGCCGCTGTTCCGCGAAGAGCAGAACCTCTACTGCGCCCGCGAGCATCCATTCTTTGCCCGCCAGGACGACGAACCGACGCTGGAGCAGATCTGCGCCGCCGAGTATGCCGGACGCGGTTACATGGCGGAAAGCCGACGGCCCCACGGCCTGGTGTTCAGCCGCGCGACCAATGCCTACAGCATGGAGGCCATCGCCAACCTGGTGTTCAGCGGCACCTTCATCGGCTACCTGCCGAGCCACTATGCGGGCGAGTGGGTGGCCGACGGCCGGTTGCGCGCGATTCGTCCAGCGCAGCTGGCGTACGTCTCGGAATTCCATTGCGTCACGCGCCAGGGGGCCGAGCCCGGCGAGGCGCTGGCGGCCTTCCTCGCTGCGCTGGAGCGCGCCCAGGCGCGGTTGGGCAACGGCGTGGCGCTGGCATGA